In Chrysemys picta bellii isolate R12L10 chromosome 4, ASM1138683v2, whole genome shotgun sequence, the sequence TATTGTTTTACATCTGTTATTGTATCTATTTAGATGCTTATTCCATGCTCTATATTTATTTTACAACAAATGGCAAAGTATGAGTCAGTCCCCTGAAAGATGAGTGAATATATATAAATGTGAAGGGGATAGCATTTACAATAGAGCAGGACAAAAAGTAGAAGGAGGAGACCAGTTGTGACAAAGGCCAtaggtcagtggtccccaacgcagtgctgcgggcgccatggcgcccactggggcatttatgtgcgcccgcctaatgcccagcaggggagagaagccgcggcCCCGCACCtgacggggacagagaactctggggctgcaggctgcgggcgccggtgttctcggtccctggcaggcgcggggccgcggCTTAAGCTGGAGAGAAGCCGCAGCCCCGCGCCTGCCGAGGACAGAGAACTCCGGAGCTGTGGGCGTcggtgttctctgtccccggcaggcgcggggcccgcctagtgcccagcaggggagagaagccagggccccgtgcctgctggggacagagtactCTGGGGCTGCGGGCGctggtgttctctgtcctcgcagcttctctccggcttctctcttctctctggattcatatattatgtaatattaaatatgatttttttcgtattatttaatgtacaaatacaaaataagccttgaaaaattgttggcgccgccacactcttctgaaaacatgaatgtgctactggcctcaaaaaggttggggaccacagCCATAGGTTAtggatacagtagaacctcagagttatgaacagctcgggaatggagattgtctgtaactctgaaatgttcataactctgaaaaaaacgcagctccggctccagcaGTTCACACTCCGGGACAGTTTCCAGAGGCAGCTAGTCAGCTTCTCTGCAGGCAGCTTCTTTCGCAGGACCCAGGCAAACGTGAGGTGAGAAGGCGTGGTGGTGAAAGCAGCAGGTGGGTGAAAACAGCAGCCCCCATctcagctgggggcggggagctgaAAACAGCACCCACAGCTTACAGGAAAGCAGTGTAGACCCCAATGCTGTTCCTGCTTAGCCTGCCTTGGGCTGACAGCAGGGACTCACAGCTTTGCCTGAGAATCTCACCATCTTCAACTCCTAGCTGTAAGTGGGTGCCCCGAGCGTGGGGATAGGGatggggacaggcagcccagatgtgcctacctttaagatgcaatgtAGGCACAGTAcaatctttgtttttgttttgtttccactgctgcctgattggttacttccggTTTCACATGGTGTCCAGTTGACCGGTCAGTCCCTAACTGTGGTGTTCATAtatttgaggttctactgtagtctAAAGAGATTGCCATAGCAACCATAAAGGTAACAAATAGTAATACAAATGCAGTCTAACAGTTCAGTTTACCAGCCACTTGTCAGGAAAACATAGTAAGGGCAAGTACCTCTTTCCATTATAAGGCCCAGCTTATAATTGCCAacacttagactcatagactcatagactttaaggtcagaagggaccagtatgatcatctagtctgacctcccgcatgatgcaggccacaaaagctgacccaccccctttcccttgactcagctgttgaagtccccaaatcctgtgatttaaggatttcaagtcacagagaatcctccagctagcgacccccgccccatgctgcggaggaaacTTTCTTGAGCTGAAACTTTCCAttctgggtgtctgcctcaagataaatattttggggaagattCAGGttaaacagttcagccatttctcagaACGACACAGTCACACATGtgaaatgaatttttattttcttttaaataaggcCTTAATCACCCACTGAAAGATATTAAGATGACCTGATGTCCTTAAAAGCATTATTTTTAGACACCTTTTAGTGGTGCATTGAAAACTGTGtttaaaattacaagctatcactttaatgTGTAAGTGGTTTCCTAGTCATGCTTGTAGGCTAGAGGGCTTTGTAGGGAAGTGTGCAATCAGAATCAGTCTCCAGAGAGTCATCCTagcgcaggggtgggcaaactttttggcctgaggactaCATCgcggttccaaaactgtatggagggccaggtgtagtgtattaaattgctccctgtaggaatgtgTTACTTACGGTGTactcctggtgctctgagcagcatggtaagggggtgggagggttggataaggggcttGGGGGGCAGTCAGGCGACAGGGAACAGgggcggttggataggtgtgggagtcccggagggcctgtcagggggcaggggtgtggataggggtcgggggagtcaggggacagagagcaggggggattggataggaggtggggtcccaggggggcggttaggggcagggggtcccgggagggggcagtcaggggacaaggagcaggaggggttggatggttCAAgagttctgaggggagcagtcagggagaggaagtgggagggggcggatgggaggggcaggctgtttggggaggcacagccttccctacctgagGTATAGTGTATTAAATCGCTCCCCATAGAAATGTACTACTTATGGTGTACTACTTACAGCTGCCAGTCCTGGCACTCAGTAAatagcacattcctacggggagcgatttaatacactacacccccGCAGCTCTCACAGCTCTACCCAGAGCGCTGATggcacggcgagctgaggctgcggcagggacagctggggaggggccgggggctagcctccccatctgggagctcaagggccgggcaggacggtcccatgggccggatctggcccgtgggccgtagtttgcccacctctgtcctagaGTAAGGTGGGCTGAGGTATACCCCTGCATTTTTAGGGAgaagcctgctttgtctctctctgttttggggttcttgtgtgttattgttctgaattctaacaAATAAGGTAGTGTTATGATGAAACCTTTCAGCAAAAGTATTTAATACAGGTTGAACTTCTCTAATCCAGCACTATCCATGGTccagcataggcgctgactctgtcagtgctccagccctggagcacccatggggcaAAATTAGTGGGTGCGGAGCATCCACCGGCGCCACGCTCCCCCCTCTGCCGCCCTCTCCCCACACCTCTCGCCTACCAGCAGCCCTGCGCTTAccaactcctcttcctccctcccagtgcttctggAACACTGCAAACAGCTGAGTCGCGGCGTTCAAGCTccaaaagggagggggaggacctggggctggggcaggctggtggGGAGCCACACAGGGCACAAAGCctgagggtgctgcagcactccccaCCCCTACTTCCCACCCCTATGGAGAGCCGCTGGCACTCTGCATTGACTTTCCATTGTTTGACAAATGTTCTGGTTCGCCACCGGTCAGGTCCTGAACTACAGAGGTTCAACCAgtatttttatctaacttctctgcatGTATGCAGTAAATATAACACCTTTAGAACCTTTAAAGGTCTTGAAAATCAGAAGTAGCAGTAGAGAGTTCACCTCTGTTtcacaggccagattttcaaaaatgctcaacaATCCATTTAGGCATCAAAttatgagccagattttcaaaaaaggctTAGTATGTTGGGTGCATGGTGAGTCCTGAGTGTCATACCGGGATATGCTGGGTACTgagtatttctgaaaatctggctcttatcaagatgcctaaatgggagctgagctctttcaaAAATCTGGTGAAAATTGCGGaggtttaaaactttaaaactgactttaaaatctggccctttatcaTTATTACTTGAAGGAacctgtgacacagaggcccctTGGCAAAaggtcccctgttctttgcaaacactTCTCACCTCAGGCCTGACAAACTTAATACATCAAACATGTCTTACAGAATATTTGTCCATAAAGAGCAACATGTCAGTTTTCTACAGAAAGCTCAACTTATCAAGATTCGTAATCATTGTGGGGTGTATGTACAGACaacatttaaggaataatgtatttatattgaaagtatgctttatggCTTTGGAGTTTAGTTACCAGGAGAGAATGTATCTCGGTGATGGCCCATTCAGGCAAGGGGAAGTTGTTACCCCACTCGGTTTGGCTGGTGATGGAATTCAAGGCTCTATTGTTTAGCCTTGCACAAtaataaggctatgtctacactacatcaaAGGGACTTAGGGTGCCCCTCTTGTTAACCTGtatgacgaagtgggaatgttcttgatgttttctctgaatactgtgtgtgtgcctcagtttcccctatgcatttttTAGGTATCTAGGTGGGAGGATCAgagtgtgtgattgttgcagagacCAAGAGGGCCCCTGTGATACtggctgcacagagaatggcccacactctgtctcctggcaactaatggcttGGGCCCCTCCTCtacaaaggtgccaactgaaggtgctggaggacaaagatcaggtgacctcctggccccggAAAGGGAcaaaggcagaggaggggctgaagagtttagtttggagctggctggggaaatggagggagggccAAAGGTGCTCTGGCCTCCCTACTTCCCCAAGATGGACCtagctgaggggtcctggtctctgtacctacaagctgttttagaccattttcctgtcgtctaataaaccttctgttttactggctggctgagagtcacgtctgactgcagagttggggtgtaggaccctctggcttccccaggagccccgcctGTGCAGACTCGCTCTGGGAAGcgcatggtgtggaaggggatgttGAATGCTCCGAGGCCAGACCCAGGAAGGCCGAACTgggtaagcttcttgccctggagacagtatgctcacgGAGAGGAGACtgccccagagtcctgcctggtttcatatggagtagttccagagcatcgcccggtgacTCCGTGACAACCTGCAAGGTGAAGTTAGAGCTGGCATAGCTAAGaagagagtgcttgagtggctgaaaagcttgtggtgtcagggagctgacaacCAGTTATGAGAGTCTCCGTCTTACTAGAGGCAAGGATAGGTACAGTAACTATGCCATAggccggggtggccaaactttctgaccctctgagctgcattcaacaatcttcagaagttcgagagctggaGAGCGCCTGCcgagtctcagggcttcagccccatggggggcGGCTACCAGGGCTCATAGAATTCAccttctggggctcagggcttcagccccatgagaGGCACCTGCTGGGGCCCAGGACGCCACGAGGGGCTGAAGCCCCATGCACTGGCAGACATGccctgcggggctgaagccctgagtcccTACCCCATGCTGCTGGGCAGGCAGAGGCAATGCCTGGGTAGGGCACTTGGGGtcagatttttgccagggtttgccagCCCTGCTCAGTCACATGGTGTGGCCAGGCCTCttccctgcatggcagctgctggagaCAGCAAACAGCTGGAAGCCGCAGGGAGAGCGGCTGCTTTTGCTACTGCCTCTCACCCTGGAGTTAAAGCAATGgcccctccctgcaactcccagctgtttgccactgcccctctccatgtggagctaacacctgggagctgcggggagaaGATAAGAGGGGGGTATGACTCAAGCTGTTTGGGGTCggcaaacctttaaattgtgccctccCACTCTCAGCAGGCACAAGTCAACTCTGGAATAAGCCCCTAACCCCACCACAGGGCAGAATCCCAGAGCTTCCACCCCaatctggtaggcagagaatgggggtggggagctccaCGCCACACTTCAACTGTAAAAGAGACGTGCGGCtcacaagccacagtttggccaccccttcCCTAGGCAGTCATGGAATAATCTTCCCCCATGGGAAAATTTAGTCCTAATGCCCATTAGTTAGAAGTTGGTTTGTGCCCTGAAGGAAGGCATGGGAcggaggtggagaagagaaatGTTAACACACACATTGGGATTGGGTAGATTAGGGACAACTGGAACAGCAAAAGGAATTCtgttaggttttgttttttttaaatcaaggaaCTAGCAAGATGTTTGGCAAACAGCAGCCTGGTCCCTTTGCTTATTTGTTGCTTCACTGCACCCTAGCCTCTCTCTATTTGGCTTGTAAGCTCTTCGGAGACCATGCATGCAAAGTGTACCTGATAAAATTTGAGCGCTAAATAGGACATTTTTAGTTGTCAGGACTTTGTTAAGGGAACAGTGCTGAGCTATTCTCTCCACCCATCAAGAGATGTTTTCCAATTAGCTTCTAGAAGAGCTTCTACGAGACAGAAGTTTGCCTGTCATGACTGCATGAGGAGAAACGGTCCAGTTAAGAAGGGCAGTGTACATTTCCATTACTGAGATGGATATTCCTAAAACCTGTTTCCTGTAGGAAGAGCTTACAGACAAAAAAAGAGACCTAGAAATTACTGTGTCTAGCCAGTGGTCCATCTAAACCATTATCCTGTCTCTGCCAGTGTCTAGTATCAGATGCTACAGCCCTAGATAATGGATTTTGTGAAATAACCTTCTCATGGGGAGTATTTCTTTCTAACCATCATCGGTTAGTGATTAGTGAAGAATTAATTAATATACCATCTTAAAATTATACTGTTAGTAGCCATGATATCTTACAGCAGTGAGTTTCAAAGATTATTTTTTGTTACCTTTCAACATAATTGGACGATCCtttgcttttgtatttttttttaaaaaggtagatAGTGGCAGATTTACCTTCCTTATACTGCTCATTTGTATTCCTctattgcaggggttctcaaactgggggtcgggacccctcagggggtcgtgaagTTATTACATCggaggtcacgagctgtcagcctccaccctaaaccccgctttgcctccagtatttataatggtgttaaatatatttaaaagtgtttttattttataaggggatcgcactcagaggcttgctgtgtgaaaggggtcaccagtaaaaaagtttgagagccactggtctatcGTGTCCCCTCCACTAAACTAACATTCCTCTCTATCCAATTTCTCTTCCTACGGAGGTCTTTCTATGCTGTTAGAAATTTTCACTGCCCACCTGTGGGCCTCCTTTTTTCtactgtaagattttttttgggggggaggggtttaagAGAGGATAATTAAAACTGAACATAGTATTTTGGGTGGAAGCATACCATTAAGATATACGATTATTTCAGTATTATTTAAATACatcatattatttttaaaaccaccaTTTTATGCTTGAATGTGTTTTTTATTTAGTTCACAGTGACACCTATGTGGGAAGAGTGATTCTTTTATAAGGTAATAACAGATTATACAATCAAAAGAGAACCAAAAATAAGAGAATCCAAGGACAGGTTTGCACTGAAATAAAGTGCAAATTAaaattgatttaattattttggtgCACAGTCTGGGTATACAGCAGACTGAAGAAGCAAGATTTAAAAGGGAGATGAATTAATCCCACAGCTTGAACtttaaaattttgtttctttactgtgtttttttaggAAAATAAAGATGAGAACACAAACTTGCCtctatatctttaataaaaactCAGAGTTTCCTGTCAATGAAATCAGTTACATTCTGATAATTAACATTCAAAAATTTAAGAAAAGGCAATAGGAGAGAACATAAGTCAACTACAAGTACACGgcagcaaaatattttattaataattaagGATATAATAAAACAATATTTAACTCTGAATTTAGACCAATGCAGTATAATGCATACAGATAAATTTGGATATACACATTTTAAAGAAGATTTATGTACAATCATTAGTTACAAACTTTTCCATTAAGCacactttaaacaaaaaaaaatccactaaactggaaagaaggagggaaatggtcGTGGGTTACCACGAAATCAAGATTGGGATACTTCAAATCAAATTTGCTCATAAATCAATATAATCAGCAAACAAGTATCATGATTTACAACTTTCTCAAAACATAACAAAAAATACATCCATTCATTTATTTTGCTAAGATGCAACAGCACAGCACACACAAAAGCCTTTCCATTCCACTTACTAATAAAATGTAGGCTTTTTGTGAGTTGGTCCTTTTACATCTTGCTGGATAGTTATTtaccagaaagcaagtgtgttCCCCAGCCATCTTGTATACAAAACAAAGAAATTACATTCTTCAGCACAGAAACTGGATTCTGTAAAATCCATGCACCATactttttttggtttagcttattTAGTTTACGATTCATGCAGAAACTGCTTACAAATACTGCACCAGATAAGGATTTCCACAAATCTTAAATGCTGCACATTTAACTCATGAGCAGAAGACTGTTAAAAATGCAAAAAGCTAAGATCACACAATATGTTGGAACTGGAATCTATTGAGTTAATCATTTTTCAATCCATCTGATGCTTTTGCCTTTTTAAAGAATCAACCTTTCACAAAAGCTGAGATAAGCAAatcttaaatagaaaaaaaatataaactaTCTTATCCacctttacagaaaaaaaattagaaatgctGAAAGCTTCACATGACCTACAGAGGAATatgaatgttttgattttttttaaacaatggctGTACATCTAACCATTGAAGAGACCAGACAGTAACAATTATCATAGTAATTAAACTTAAATATAATAAGCATTATCCAACTGTTGTCATGAAAGTTGCAATTGTATATTAGAAGTTATGACTACAATTTAAGTACTTAGCAAAATCTGAAATGACCTTTGTAAACATTAGCAAAATAATTCAGATGTTTAACACCATTAATAATCAATTTGTTTTAGCCAACAGAATAAGAAATGCAAAAGTAGATAGGTTAAACTGTAATTCCAAGCAGATgtgatttgaagaaaaaaaaaaaagggaaaaagatgggTACAGATAAGGGCCCACATGAATTGAAAAAATAGGGAGAAGCATCTGAAGAATACATCTTCAGTATTGGGTTATGACTTACCaactatatttaattttaaaaaaatcatttgacaAATAATGTACAAAAGTCAACAGTAGAACAAAAAATCAGTGAATCAGAATAATCATACTTTGAAATTACATAGCTTGTTTCATCcagagatttcaaagcactttataaaggtgAGTAACTATTATTATCCCCTTCTTCCAATCTGAGGCGCTGGCTGTCTTGCCCAAGATCACTAAGCAAGTCATTGTGTGgggagttgggaacagaacccaaattTCCTGAGTCCAAGTCCCACTCTCAAACATCTAGTCACAGCTGACCCCAAATATATCACTTTATTTCATTTGGTACATATTATAGCTGAATTGTAAATAGAAAAATCCAATTGGTAGAGATGACTATAAACGCATCATGCTGCCATTAGACAAACAGTTCCTGTATCTATCTAAGGTGGTGTAACTTTAAGGTGTTGTTAAAAGGCACTTGTCtctcaaaaaaatattttgttttctctaattagtgtatttaaaatataaaatatctgAAATGATTTACACTAGTTAAAATGTtgcaaataaataatccattaCAAAGTAGTAATTTATAAATCTAACATGAAAAGAGCTATATGGGAAAACAgctatatttaaacatttttgatcCATTATTCCACTTAGTGCAGCATTCTGTATGATACTTCTACAGTAGCACACTTTTGGTATGATTTATATTGGCTACTAAATTCCTATATCCACAAAGGAAGAGGAAAGTGCATGTAGAAATAGAATCAGGTTTATTTAACAAGCTGCAGAACTAACCTAACTGCTTGTGAGCTGAAGAAAGAACATCACACCATAAGCAAGCCTTTTCTGAGTCTTATGTCTGAGATCACATATGACCAGTATGAAATGCGACAAATTATGAACAATTTTGTGACTAACTatatttacaaggttaaattAGAAGTACCCACTGACTTAAGTCATtttaaagtggtttccattctCATAGGTTGCTGAGAAGACCCATCAAATCTACATCCAATAACTGAGTTAAAATACATCTAAATGGCAATTAAAGATAATCCAGTGCAGTTTTCAGGGATTTATGGATGGCAGTAAAAAAACCCTCACATTTATCTAATCAATGTATACTATAGTTTTCCTGTCTTTCAAGTCTCATCGCTACCTTCTAATAAGATGACAGCCTGAATTTGAGGGACTCTTTCCTAGATGTCCAGTACAACAAGAAAATGGATACAACCAGTCATTATGTATGTAAATGTTAATTTCCAACATGTATTATAATACAGCTACATTGTAAAACCAAAAAAACACAGTAAGGTGAAATGGATGGAACCAAATCAAACACAGAAATAAATAGCCaacatttttttgtatttaattttttgatTAGAATAACACATTAGAAGTATGTCCATGCTGCTGTAAAGTTGATGGATCTAATCTTGCATTTGGCCAATAATCTTAAATTCCCAGTCTTCTTTAAATAGTTTTTCCAGTACTGTATTTTAAGGAAATTCCTGCATCTTTGAGAAACGTGCATTCTCTGACTTTTGCATtaggtttctttaaaaaacagtttGACCAAATATTAGACTCTGATACTTATGCAATTCCTCAAGACAGCCATATCTCCCACATAACATGGTGACCAAAATAGAAAAAATGGTGTACTGACAATTGCCATGGCAAGTGGGTGAAAGTGTGGGATAGCTGCCATATAGTCAATCCAACTATTTACACAATCTCCATAACCCGAGTGAATATAAAAACACAACTTTTAATCATGTGCAGCTCATGGGAACTATCAGTCTACATAAAGTGCAAAAAAGAAAGCAATATCTAACATCAGGCCACTGCTTTTCTAGTACTCCCACTCATCTGTTTTCATGTCTAGATAGTAAAGAATATTCTGTGCAAGCTTTACTGCCTGCTTTCTGGCAACTTTAGATCGCTCATCTCCTTGTGGATCAACAGCATCAAGTGCCAGAAGTTGCTTAGTGAGGAGCTCTTCTAGTCTCATGTAGTTCTTATCAGTTCTGTTTCCATCAAAAGAGAGCACTTCCCTCTGAATCTGAGACAAGTGTCCAAGAACACTCCAGACTGCCTTATGGGATTGGTGTTCCACAACAGTTTGTTCACCATACATTTGTCTTTTTTCAAGTGCTTCCTTTAAATCAATATATGTTATAAGAGTTTGCACTTCTATTACTGCTCTTCTCCTGGCTTCTCTGATACACGGGTTCTTTCCTGGACTCACTTCATCCAAGTGGGCAATTAAACCTTGCAGTTCTGCCTTGCATCCCAAGTACAAATCAGAAGCATTTTCTGCTTTGAAAAGTAAAGAATGAACTTCTTTCATTTTTTTGCGGATCTCTTCTATTTTTAGAATGGATTGATTTTGTGCCAAGTCATAAGCATGAGCAGAGTCCGCTTCCTCTTCCAAATCCAGATATTTCTGTAATTTGTTGATctcttccaccacttcctttctGTAATTTCTTATTTCTGTGTGACCACAAACATCCAAAGCATCCAAATCAGCAATCAGACCTGTAAGCACACAGGATAAATGCCTGCAAGTCTCATTATTATTTACTCCCATTAAGACTGCAATAAGAGTTCCCCTAGCCTTGTTCACATCACACATAACTGAGTTAATTTTTGAGACCGAAGGATGTGCATCACTGGAGAGTGGCAGGGAAGGTTGCTGCTTTATACAGCTTTCTATAATCTCTTGAACTGCGCACACTTTTGTCAGAGCGCGATATCTTGCTTTCCGTAACGAGATTTTTCCTCCAGTTTTCACTTGAGTGAGTCTCAATACAATATCCTGAATACCCTCTTCAAATTCATCAGTTATACAGTTGCCACCTTTATAAAAAGGTGTGATCTCACGTTCCACCAATGATTGAGCTTCCTTATATATGGCCTCTATTTCCAGTCTGTGTGGATGGTTCGCATTCTGCTCCAATTCCTTGAGTAGTCTCTCTGTTTCCTGGGCTGCTCGTTTTCTTGCCTGCTGGATGTCCCCTTTTCCTTCAGTATCTACAGAATCTATTTCAAAAAGCTGTTTAGTCAGAGTCCTCTCCAGTTTCTTGTAATCCCGGTCAGTAGACAGGCCACTGAAAATTACCACCTGCTGTTCAATATCTCTGACTTCTTTCTGTATTTCTTGCAGCCTTTTGATGGAAGGGTGTTGGTTACCCATATCCATTATCTTATATCCTCCAGTTCCAACTGAACTACAAATAAGGCAAGAATAAGAACTATGACTGACAAAATTATATCAGACGCTGACAGACATATTTCATACTACCTTTAACAACTTTTATAAGGCCTCAAgtcactttaaaatatttaataaactaaTTTGAGCTAAAAAGCTACAGAGACTTTATTTACTggtgtaagtttaaaaaaaaaggagtgaACCACAACTTCAAAACATACAATATTTCCCTGTTCTTTGGTGCATATATCTCTAATGCTGTTTGCAAGCTTCTTCCTATTAAATTATCtgcactagggctgtcaagcaattaaaaaaattaatcacaattaaaaaaattaattgcactgttaaacaataatagaatcccatttatttaaatttttccatgttttctacattttcatatatattgatttcaattataacagaatacaaattgtacagtcctcactttatatttttattacaaatatttgcactgtaaaaaacaaaagaaacggtatttttcaattcacctaacacaagtactgtagtgcaatctctttatcatgaaagttgaacttacaaatgtagaattatgtacaaaaaaccctgcattcaaaaacaaaatataaaactttagagcctacaagtccactcagtcctatttcttgttcagccaatcgctcagacaaacaagtgtgtttacatttccaggagataatgctgcccgcttcttgttcagtttcacctgaaagtgagaacaggtgttcacatggcactgttgtagctggggtcacaagatatttacataccagatgcGTTAAAGAGTCATATTTCCCTTCacgcttcaaccatcattccagaggacgtgtctatgccgatgatgggttctgctcgataacgatccaaag encodes:
- the BAG5 gene encoding BAG family molecular chaperone regulator 5, with product MDMGNQHPSIKRLQEIQKEVRDIEQQVVIFSGLSTDRDYKKLERTLTKQLFEIDSVDTEGKGDIQQARKRAAQETERLLKELEQNANHPHRLEIEAIYKEAQSLVEREITPFYKGGNCITDEFEEGIQDIVLRLTQVKTGGKISLRKARYRALTKVCAVQEIIESCIKQQPSLPLSSDAHPSVSKINSVMCDVNKARGTLIAVLMGVNNNETCRHLSCVLTGLIADLDALDVCGHTEIRNYRKEVVEEINKLQKYLDLEEEADSAHAYDLAQNQSILKIEEIRKKMKEVHSLLFKAENASDLYLGCKAELQGLIAHLDEVSPGKNPCIREARRRAVIEVQTLITYIDLKEALEKRQMYGEQTVVEHQSHKAVWSVLGHLSQIQREVLSFDGNRTDKNYMRLEELLTKQLLALDAVDPQGDERSKVARKQAVKLAQNILYYLDMKTDEWEY